The Fulvivirga ligni genome window below encodes:
- a CDS encoding Crp/Fnr family transcriptional regulator: MTDRVPLVNFILDTVEIPKVEAEQIASAFHPIEFSTNDYILKENQVSDDYIYLTNGLMRTFLLDLKGNEITIDFFTDNNVVFEVTSFFNRVRSESNIQALTACSGFRLSYTELNTLFHDRPAFRDFGRAILVKEFIASKKRNYGMINRTAKERYQHLLNHRPQILQYSPLKYIASYLGVTDSTLSRLRKNK; the protein is encoded by the coding sequence ATGACTGATAGAGTACCGTTAGTCAATTTCATTTTAGATACTGTAGAAATACCAAAGGTAGAAGCAGAGCAAATAGCCAGTGCTTTTCATCCCATTGAGTTTAGCACGAATGACTACATTTTAAAAGAAAATCAGGTCAGTGATGACTATATCTATCTGACGAATGGTTTGATGAGAACCTTCCTTTTAGACCTTAAAGGCAATGAAATTACCATTGACTTTTTCACGGATAACAATGTGGTGTTTGAGGTCACTTCCTTCTTTAATAGAGTGCGGTCAGAATCTAATATTCAGGCACTTACAGCATGTTCTGGATTTAGATTATCATATACTGAACTCAACACACTCTTTCATGATAGGCCTGCTTTCCGTGATTTCGGAAGAGCCATTTTGGTGAAAGAGTTTATTGCCTCTAAAAAGAGAAATTATGGAATGATTAACCGAACTGCCAAGGAGAGGTATCAACACCTACTTAATCATAGGCCACAAATATTACAGTATTCGCCTTTGAAATATATAGCTTCATATCTAGGTGTTACTGACAGTACATTAAGCAGACTGAGGAAGAATAAATAG
- a CDS encoding Gfo/Idh/MocA family protein: MIKWGVLGTGKIVNKFLKDFQFASGGKLEAVASRNLSRAQEVAEEYGNAKAYGSYEELMADKSVDVIYIGTPHHLHYENTLQCLEAGKAVLCEKPLSVNADMVKKMFEKAEAHRTFLMEAMWTYFLPPILVAQQWVKEEEIGEVKMIKADFGFKGTFDPNHRLFNPEMAGGALLDVGIYPIALALLFANSNTKSIHAHAVKSSTGVDEANSVTIEFENKIVAHLSSSVTNQFPNKGYIYGTEGYIELPDFWQTRKAKLHKYDSDDVEEYVDAREPLGFNYEIEEVNQCLMDGRLSSKIMGEAQSLKLIKVMDEVRNQIGLKYPFEV, encoded by the coding sequence ATGATCAAATGGGGCGTACTCGGTACCGGAAAAATTGTAAATAAATTTCTAAAGGATTTCCAATTTGCCAGCGGCGGTAAATTGGAGGCTGTAGCCTCACGGAATTTAAGCAGAGCGCAGGAGGTGGCTGAGGAGTACGGTAATGCTAAAGCATATGGGAGCTACGAAGAATTAATGGCTGATAAAAGTGTGGATGTCATATATATCGGCACTCCGCATCATTTGCATTATGAGAATACCTTACAATGTTTAGAGGCTGGTAAAGCAGTGCTTTGTGAGAAGCCATTGTCAGTAAATGCTGATATGGTGAAAAAGATGTTTGAGAAAGCAGAGGCTCACCGCACATTTCTCATGGAGGCCATGTGGACCTATTTTTTGCCACCTATTTTGGTTGCTCAGCAGTGGGTAAAGGAGGAAGAGATAGGTGAAGTGAAAATGATTAAGGCCGATTTTGGCTTTAAAGGTACTTTTGATCCCAATCATAGATTATTTAACCCTGAAATGGCTGGAGGAGCTCTATTGGATGTAGGTATTTACCCTATAGCACTGGCTTTACTTTTTGCTAATTCAAATACTAAAAGCATTCATGCGCATGCTGTGAAGTCTAGTACTGGTGTGGATGAGGCAAACTCAGTAACCATTGAATTTGAAAATAAGATTGTTGCACATCTGTCTAGTTCTGTTACCAATCAATTTCCGAATAAAGGCTATATCTACGGTACTGAAGGTTATATTGAATTGCCAGATTTCTGGCAGACGCGCAAAGCTAAACTACATAAATATGATAGTGATGATGTGGAAGAATACGTGGATGCCAGAGAGCCATTAGGGTTTAACTATGAGATAGAAGAAGTAAATCAATGCCTCATGGATGGTAGACTTAGTAGCAAGATAATGGGGGAGGCCCAGAGTTTAAAACTCATCAAAGTAATGGATGAGGTAAGAAATCAAATAGGATTAAAATATCCTTTCGAGGTTTAA